The following are encoded together in the Lathyrus oleraceus cultivar Zhongwan6 chromosome 3, CAAS_Psat_ZW6_1.0, whole genome shotgun sequence genome:
- the LOC127130075 gene encoding uncharacterized protein LOC127130075, producing the protein MTYTQLLPYLIQSGTVVPRALPPMPKPHKPWYDENARCAFHANLEGHTTENCKVFKLRVQELIDQKILSFGDVPNVGNNPLPKHDSSGVNVIESSTDDGLIKDVFKLKTLLTVVHARLMEAELMNGVHDNCVVCSSNPDQCGEFKIYLQRLMDQRVIQFTRAKIDEDVAVIVPVFDQERLPKPFVVLYQRNVDLEPVKKIEPMVIYVPAPFSFDSTKAVPWDYELVVYVGNKPVILKEPDVTNIAGASGVNRSGRVFTPEVIPNKESAPTVELTKGKEVNPPEAGEGSSKKAVTTEEDREFLKIIKKKDINVIQFDNVVANLNASSCLMFTDDGLPPNGREHNMALHISIQCTDVTLARVLVDTGSSLNVLPKTTLAQLNIEGVQMRPSALIVKAFDGSKRIVIGEIDLPILIGPQTFRITFQKKDKCGLGYQSSIELFKDQKIRQGKVHSIQEIFSKAGFRSDDQVNALEDEDPDLSKMVFCGHPDAALTNWKATDIPDIVSCSK; encoded by the exons ATGACTTACACTCAATTGCTACCGTATCTGATTCAAAGTGGGACTGTCGTGCCAAGGGCATTACCTCCAATGCCGAAGCCGCATAAGCCTTggtatgatgagaatgctagatGTGCCTTTCATGCTAATTTAGAGGGTCATACAACAGAGAATTGCAAGGTGTTCAAGCTTCGGGTCCAAGAGTTGATAGATCAAAAAATATTGTCTTTTGGTGATGTTCCAAATGTGGGGAACAATCCTTTGCCTAAACATGATAGTTCAGGTGTCAATGTTATAGAAAGTTCAACTGATGATGGATTGATAAAGGATGTGTTCAAGTTGAAGACTCTTTTAACAGTGGTCCATGCTAGATTGATGGAAGCAGAATTGATGAATGGAGTACATGATAATTGTGTGGTGTGTTCGTCCAACCCTGATCAGTGTGGTGAATTCAAAATTTATCTTCAACGTTTGATGGATCAGCGGGTTATTCAGTTCACTAGAGCAAAGATTGATGAGGACGTTGCTGTGATTGTGCCTGTGTTTGATCAAGAGAGGCTTCCCAAGCCTTTTGTGGTCCTTTATCAGAGAAATGTTGACCTAGAGCCAGTGAAGAAGATTGAGCCCATGGTTATTTATGTTCCCGCTCCATTCTCATTTGACAGTACCAAAGCAGTGCCTTGGGACTATGAGCTTGTAGTTTATGTAGGTAACAAACCAGTAATCTTAAAAGAGCCAGATGTGACTAACATCGCTGGAGCTAGTGGTGTGAATCGAAGTGGAAGGGTTTTCACTCCTGAAGTGATCCCAAACAAAGAAAGTGCACCAACAGTTGAACTAACAAAGGGGAAAGAGGTAAATCCTCCAGAAGCAGGAGAAGGCTCATCTAAGAAAGCAGTGACTACTGAAGAGGATAGAGAATTCTTGaagatcatcaagaaga AAGACATCAATGTTATTCAGTTTGATAATGTGGTTGCTAATCTCAATGCTAGTAGTTGTTTGATGTTCACTGATGATGGTTTACCCCCTAATGGGCGAGAACATAATATGGCGCTTCATATCTCCATTCAGTGTACAGATGTTACTTTGGCTCGAGTACTGGTGGATACAGGTTCATCCTTGAATGTGCTACCTAAGACTACCCTGGCACAATTGAATATTGAAGGGGTGCAGATGAGACCCAGTGCTTtgatagtgaaagcttttgatgggtctaagAGAATAGTTATTGGGGAGATTGACCTCCCAATCCTGATTGGTCCTCAAACTTTCCGtattaccttccag AAGAAAGACAAGTGTGGATTAGGATATCAGTCGTCTATTGAACTTTTCAAAGATCAGAAGATACGTCAGGGAAAGGTTCATAGCATCCAGGAAATATTCTCCAAAGCTGGTTTCCGAAGTGATGatcaagtgaatgctcttgaagatgaagatcCAGATTTGTCCAAGATGGTGTTTTGTGGACATCCGGATGCCGCTCTCACTAACTGGAAGGCAACAGATATTCCGGATATAGTTTCTTGTTCAAAGTAA